In Brevibacillus brevis, a genomic segment contains:
- a CDS encoding sensor domain-containing diguanylate cyclase, translating into MLGKLETVFSYTAHFILQSWPEKRPGILFLTDSGGRVINFLELMAGQSWHPQGLDLMLHSVPSGKVYEVITEATGGREIVVRAWEGDDCVYGAIPLRENDGRVRAVVGMIAPQSQIDFELFSYMRGLEPMIRMGYDAYIQHATSQIIMDLNFHDTARDLLGCLTTQISDIIQKGYCSAVKLSANRLCIPQESVTTQHTGGGPGDIARVVARIGQEPVEPSVLDGNRIVIVPVNCQSHPLYALILHLPPDEMDCTYDERDVAFLQEVGEKASSALWRAIRLDELRREASKKDLLYQLMSKIQASIDVNDVLHEIVTSIPSLYPHLSVELFLTVEPNATTPVKQLSFQEAEPSTSTRAYLEGRLIVETTGEGEHATTVIAAPLLGKQGIYGVLQVTSDERVSLSQHETDYIAILADTAGTAFENAQLYQQSRNLIRELRLINEMARQLNRSLDLKEILDFVTTMMGATFDAEFCAILSKAPGEDRFDVLSASIPEFNGMMVPTNEKPFQEILQNKQALLLAQPGAGPLPFSLLPCCSLMGVPLIVEGEISGVLLVADSRYHFFSFDDYKLLEIFGQHASLAMTNAVLHNEMERMVITDNLTGLYTRRHLNERVRASLEQDGYGSLILIDIDYFKTVNDTFGHQVGDEVLIQVSNLIRHSIRDSDIAARWGGEELAVYLPRVDKATAHSVAERIRNCVEQETSPQVTISCGLAKWSKESGADLSVESLFHQADIALYEAKNSGRNQVVLA; encoded by the coding sequence ATGTTGGGGAAGTTAGAGACGGTCTTTTCCTACACAGCCCACTTTATCTTGCAATCGTGGCCGGAAAAGCGCCCAGGCATCCTTTTCTTGACAGATTCCGGGGGCCGCGTAATCAACTTCCTGGAGCTAATGGCAGGCCAATCCTGGCACCCTCAAGGACTTGACCTGATGCTGCACTCTGTTCCTTCCGGGAAAGTATACGAGGTGATCACGGAGGCGACCGGTGGCAGGGAAATTGTCGTGAGAGCATGGGAGGGGGATGATTGCGTGTACGGGGCCATTCCCCTGCGCGAAAACGACGGACGTGTCCGCGCTGTCGTCGGAATGATCGCTCCCCAGTCGCAAATCGACTTCGAACTCTTTTCCTACATGCGGGGACTGGAGCCGATGATACGGATGGGCTACGACGCCTACATCCAGCACGCGACCAGCCAGATTATCATGGATCTCAACTTTCACGACACGGCTCGCGATCTCTTGGGTTGTCTGACTACGCAGATCAGCGATATCATCCAGAAAGGCTACTGCTCGGCCGTAAAGCTGTCCGCAAACAGGCTCTGCATCCCGCAGGAGTCCGTGACGACCCAGCACACGGGCGGTGGGCCAGGCGATATCGCCCGGGTAGTCGCCCGGATCGGACAGGAGCCCGTAGAGCCATCGGTTCTCGACGGCAACCGGATTGTCATCGTCCCCGTCAACTGCCAGTCCCACCCGTTGTACGCGCTTATCCTTCACTTGCCCCCGGACGAGATGGATTGCACGTATGACGAGCGGGATGTCGCTTTTCTGCAGGAGGTGGGCGAAAAAGCAAGCAGTGCGCTGTGGAGGGCAATTCGGCTGGACGAGCTGCGCAGGGAAGCCAGCAAAAAGGACCTATTGTACCAGCTGATGTCCAAAATTCAGGCCTCCATCGATGTGAACGACGTCTTGCACGAAATTGTCACCAGCATTCCCAGCCTGTACCCGCATTTGTCGGTCGAGCTGTTTCTGACGGTCGAACCGAATGCGACGACTCCCGTGAAGCAGCTGTCCTTTCAGGAAGCGGAGCCTTCGACCAGCACGAGAGCCTATCTGGAAGGCAGGCTGATCGTGGAGACGACAGGCGAGGGCGAGCACGCGACGACGGTCATCGCGGCTCCGCTGCTCGGGAAGCAGGGAATCTACGGAGTGCTGCAAGTCACGTCGGACGAGCGGGTGTCGCTTAGCCAGCACGAAACGGATTACATCGCGATTTTGGCAGACACCGCGGGGACCGCTTTTGAAAACGCACAGCTGTACCAGCAATCCCGCAACCTGATCCGCGAGCTGCGTCTGATCAACGAAATGGCGAGACAGCTCAACCGCAGCCTCGATCTGAAGGAAATTTTGGACTTTGTGACCACGATGATGGGCGCTACCTTTGACGCCGAGTTTTGCGCCATTTTAAGCAAAGCGCCTGGAGAAGACCGTTTTGACGTCCTTTCCGCATCGATCCCGGAGTTCAACGGAATGATGGTGCCGACGAACGAAAAGCCGTTTCAGGAAATCCTGCAGAACAAGCAGGCGCTGCTGCTGGCTCAGCCGGGAGCCGGTCCGCTGCCTTTCTCGCTGCTGCCTTGCTGCTCGCTCATGGGCGTCCCGCTGATTGTGGAGGGCGAAATAAGTGGAGTGCTGCTAGTCGCTGATTCTCGCTATCATTTTTTTAGTTTTGACGACTACAAGCTGCTCGAAATATTCGGCCAACACGCCAGCCTGGCGATGACAAACGCGGTCCTGCACAACGAAATGGAGCGCATGGTCATCACGGACAACCTGACAGGGCTTTACACCCGCAGGCATTTGAACGAAAGGGTCCGCGCCTCGCTTGAGCAGGATGGATACGGCTCCCTGATTTTGATCGACATCGATTACTTTAAAACCGTGAATGATACGTTTGGCCACCAGGTAGGGGATGAAGTGCTGATCCAGGTCTCCAATCTGATTCGCCACAGCATCCGCGACAGCGACATCGCGGCGCGCTGGGGGGGCGAAGAACTGGCGGTGTACTTGCCGCGTGTGGACAAGGCCACTGCGCACAGTGTGGCCGAGAGAATTCGCAACTGCGTCGAGCAGGAGACGTCTCCGCAAGTGACGATCTCGTGCGGTCTCGCGAAGTGGAGCAAGGAATCGGGTGCAGATTTGAGTGTCGAGTCCCTGTTCCATCAAGCGGACATCGCGTTGTATGAAGCCAAGAATTCGGGTAGAAATCAGGTTGTGTTAGCGTAG
- a CDS encoding YcdB/YcdC domain-containing protein yields the protein MKPWLVRSSSFLLTASLVLPAVSAHAQTPVAAVDLAAADSVKVGGAALAAASKAKLSKEDAVNLAKKIVPTQGLELTQVSFRSADYWRPFPEWTFNWVKKAAKSNDVELSYSIGIHADTGEVTSYSRFDRGASNLPYAKRVSYEDARKQAENFLAKYNPGKAAETRLYLRDMPAPKTPLNSETAYSFRFVRVVDGVLFPENSADITVDGAGIVTGYSLMWNDVTFEKPSKIISQEEAEERMTAEATAPLSYLLPWEKTGEERNKPVLAYQNPFIFYIDAKDGTALTSPYLVPRSQVKAPTPVSEKKLPARHSGAPLSQDEAVKWASQTFDLGKYELRSANYSETDYRGNRPVWNLEYGGTDKGDGGYLYVSIDAKTGDILAYNKDVRPLATEKATAKKADPDSLKEKALETIRKWSPTIANQLYWIDRSLDEASRGDSDRYSVTFQRYLDGIAAATGSASLTYDAKSGELLSYYAEFGSETYPAKPGKILSAEDAISAWKDETEVEAVYVLTPQSEQDRKKMEATPSYLPKRTAKLVYRTISTPFEQSYYLDAVTGEWRSQASGKVVNLHRAEPADLKGHPAEKELSLMYEYDALSLIDGKILPDRQITRGEMVEMLMISLNNGRYYPVYGAERKATYSDVANGSRFFSAVEAAVDRGLLDKNASKLNPDEPINREELADMIVRALGYSNLANYSGMFQSNLTDISGSKHRGAIVIATTLGIIPTDKTAFHPQAAVSRADAAIAFTRFLEKRGDQNSQPVAYTAE from the coding sequence ATGAAGCCATGGCTCGTACGCTCGAGCTCATTTCTGTTGACGGCCAGCCTGGTGCTGCCAGCCGTCTCGGCGCACGCCCAAACGCCAGTCGCTGCCGTTGACCTCGCGGCTGCCGACAGCGTCAAGGTCGGAGGCGCCGCGCTTGCTGCCGCCAGCAAAGCCAAGCTGTCCAAGGAGGATGCGGTGAACCTCGCCAAAAAGATCGTGCCCACGCAAGGGCTGGAGCTGACCCAAGTCTCGTTTCGTTCCGCCGATTATTGGCGGCCGTTTCCCGAGTGGACTTTCAACTGGGTAAAGAAAGCAGCAAAAAGCAATGATGTCGAGCTTTCTTACAGCATCGGCATCCACGCGGACACCGGAGAGGTCACTTCCTATTCCCGCTTCGACCGCGGCGCTTCCAACCTGCCGTATGCCAAACGCGTTTCGTACGAGGATGCGCGCAAGCAGGCGGAAAACTTCCTGGCCAAGTACAATCCCGGCAAAGCCGCCGAGACCCGCCTGTATTTGCGCGACATGCCCGCTCCCAAAACGCCACTGAACTCCGAAACTGCCTATTCGTTCCGGTTCGTTCGGGTCGTAGACGGGGTTCTCTTTCCCGAAAACAGCGCAGACATTACGGTGGACGGCGCGGGAATCGTGACAGGCTACTCGCTTATGTGGAACGACGTCACGTTTGAAAAACCGTCCAAGATCATCTCCCAGGAGGAAGCGGAGGAACGGATGACCGCCGAAGCGACTGCTCCCCTCTCTTATTTGCTGCCGTGGGAAAAAACCGGGGAGGAACGCAACAAGCCCGTCCTGGCCTATCAAAATCCGTTTATCTTTTACATCGATGCCAAGGACGGAACTGCCTTGACGTCACCGTATCTGGTTCCCCGCAGCCAGGTAAAAGCTCCGACACCGGTGAGCGAGAAAAAGCTGCCGGCACGACACAGCGGCGCTCCTCTCTCGCAGGACGAAGCGGTCAAGTGGGCCTCGCAAACGTTTGACCTCGGCAAATACGAGCTGCGTTCGGCCAATTACAGCGAAACCGATTATCGTGGCAACCGTCCCGTCTGGAATCTGGAATACGGAGGAACGGACAAGGGCGACGGCGGTTATCTGTACGTATCCATTGATGCCAAAACGGGCGACATCCTCGCCTACAACAAAGACGTCCGCCCTCTCGCGACAGAAAAGGCCACTGCCAAGAAGGCGGATCCTGACAGTCTGAAGGAAAAGGCGCTGGAAACTATCCGCAAATGGTCCCCTACCATCGCCAATCAGCTGTACTGGATCGACCGCTCCCTGGATGAAGCAAGCCGGGGTGACTCGGATCGCTACAGCGTGACATTCCAGCGCTATCTGGACGGGATCGCTGCCGCAACCGGCTCCGCATCGCTGACGTATGACGCCAAGAGCGGAGAACTCCTCTCGTACTACGCCGAGTTCGGCAGCGAGACGTACCCGGCGAAGCCAGGCAAAATTTTGTCGGCTGAGGATGCGATTTCCGCCTGGAAGGATGAGACCGAAGTAGAAGCTGTCTACGTGCTGACGCCACAGAGCGAGCAAGACCGCAAAAAAATGGAGGCGACTCCGTCTTATTTGCCGAAGCGTACGGCCAAACTGGTGTACCGTACCATATCCACTCCCTTTGAGCAGTCTTACTACCTCGATGCCGTGACCGGTGAATGGCGCTCACAGGCTTCCGGAAAAGTCGTCAACCTTCACCGGGCCGAGCCTGCCGATCTGAAGGGGCATCCGGCCGAAAAAGAGCTTTCGCTCATGTACGAGTATGACGCTCTCTCCCTGATCGACGGCAAGATTCTGCCGGATCGGCAAATCACGCGCGGCGAGATGGTCGAGATGCTGATGATCAGCCTCAACAATGGACGCTACTATCCGGTCTACGGTGCCGAGCGCAAGGCGACATACAGCGACGTGGCCAACGGCTCCCGCTTCTTCTCTGCGGTCGAAGCCGCCGTAGACCGCGGCCTGCTTGACAAAAACGCTTCCAAGCTCAATCCCGATGAGCCAATCAATCGGGAAGAGCTGGCTGACATGATCGTCCGCGCCCTGGGTTACAGCAATCTGGCGAACTATTCTGGCATGTTCCAGTCCAACCTGACAGACATTTCCGGATCGAAGCATCGCGGGGCGATCGTCATCGCCACTACCTTGGGCATCATCCCGACCGACAAGACGGCTTTTCATCCGCAAGCCGCCGTATCCCGTGCCGATGCCGCCATCGCCTTCACCCGCTTCCTGGAAAAGCGGGGGGATCAGAATTCCCAGCCAGTCGCCTACACGGCCGAGTAA
- a CDS encoding histidine phosphatase family protein, whose product METIMYLVRHGETQWNQVRRIQGHSDIALNDQGLQQAEKVARRFRDETIHAIYSSDLSRAYVTATKIAEASGSAVSTRTTLRERCYGEWEGLTYEEIRARFEAQDEAACGIETFEDMQQRAVTALTELAKNHPGEAIVVVSHGGLINSFLHYVTAGEQGTGITRIDNTGITVFRYAFDRWDVLQVNCTDHL is encoded by the coding sequence TTGGAGACTATCATGTACCTCGTTCGCCACGGAGAGACACAGTGGAATCAAGTCCGGCGGATACAAGGTCACAGTGACATTGCTTTGAACGATCAAGGATTGCAACAGGCAGAGAAGGTAGCCCGGCGGTTCCGGGACGAAACGATCCACGCCATTTACTCCAGTGATTTGAGCCGAGCTTACGTGACTGCGACGAAGATTGCCGAAGCGTCCGGATCGGCCGTATCCACCCGGACGACCCTGCGGGAGCGTTGCTACGGGGAATGGGAAGGGCTGACCTACGAGGAAATCCGCGCCCGCTTTGAGGCGCAGGACGAAGCTGCCTGTGGCATCGAGACTTTCGAGGATATGCAGCAGCGCGCGGTGACAGCCCTCACAGAGCTGGCGAAGAACCACCCGGGTGAAGCGATCGTCGTCGTTTCGCACGGTGGCCTCATCAACAGCTTTTTGCATTATGTGACAGCGGGCGAGCAGGGAACGGGGATCACGCGGATCGACAATACGGGAATCACGGTGTTCCGGTACGCTTTCGATCGATGGGATGTCTTGCAGGTAAACTGTACAGACCATTTGTAA